The nucleotide sequence TGTAATATGATTTTACTGAATTATCAAATATAGTATTAAGGATAAATTATGACGGGCATTTTGGTGATGGTTTTAGATTAAATTAATTTCATAAAAAAATAAGTTATGAGTAAAGTAATCACATTAAAGGAAAGACCTTCCGGAAAACCAGAAGAGAAAAACTTCGAATTTAAAACGGAAGACAAACCTGAAATTGGAGAAGGTGAGATTCTTTTGGAATCGAAATATATTTCTGTAGATCCATATTTAAGAGGAAGAATGCGAGATGAAGATTCTTATATTCCTCCTTTTAAAATTGATGAGCCATTAGCTTCGATGGTTGTAGCTGAGGTGATCGAATCTAAATCTAATGATTTTGAAAAAGGAGATCACGTAAGCGGAATGTTAGATTGGAAAGAAATCCAGAAACATACCGGTGAAGGTTTAAACAAAATCACCAATAAAGATGTACCACTTTCAGCGTATTTAGGAATTCTTGGCTTAACTGGTTTAACTGCTTATTTAGCTTTAGAAACTATCGGAAAGCTTAAAGAAGGAGAAACACTATTGGTATCTGGTGCTGCTGGAGCTGTAGGAAGTGTTGTTGGGCAAATAGGAAAAATTAAAGGTTGTCGTGTTGTAGGTATCGCCGGAACTGATGAAAAAATTGATCATATAAAATCCAAATTTGGCTTTGATGCCGGGATCAATTATAAAACGACAGAAAATATTAAGGAAGATATCGCAAAAGCCTGTCCAGATGGTGTCGATGTTTATTTTGATAATGTTGGTGGCGATATTCTAGATGCTGCAATGCAAAATATTAATGATTTTGCTCGTATTATAAATTGTGGTGCTATTTCAATTTACAATAAAGAAGAAGTACCTAAAGGAATGCGTTTAGAAGGTATTATGGTAAAAAAACGTGCTTTAATGCAAGGTTTTATAGTTCGTGATCATGCAGATCAATTTCAGGATGCTATCAAGCAATTAGGAAGCTGGCTTGCTGATGATAAGTTGAAGTTTGATGAAACGAAACGAGAAGGTTTCGATAATGTACCAAAAGCATTTATCGAAATATTTGAAGGTAAAAATACCGGTAAAATGCTCGTTAAAGTTTAATCTTATAAATTAAGATAATAAAAAACCGCTGATTTTGGTCAGCGGTTTTTTTGTGAAGTTTTTTAACTAGAAATTATTGTGGTTGCTCTGTTGGCATCACGTAAACTTCATTAATATTTGCTCTTCCTGGTTGCGAAAGTGCATAGTAAATTGCTTCAGCAATATCTTCAGATTCCAACGGAGTTAAATCGTTAAGGCTAGAAACAAAGTCTTCCTTAATTTCATCATCGGTGATAGTGTCTGTCAACTCTGTATCTACAGCACCAGGTTCGATAGAAGTTGCTTTAATTCCGAAGTTTGGAGCTAATTCCATTCTTAATCCTTCAGTAAACATTTTTACTGCCGCTTTTGTAGCGCAATAAATAGCTCCACCAGGATAAATTTTGTTCCCTGCTGAAGAAGAAATATTTACAATATGTCCAGACTTCTGCTCTTTCATAGTTGGTAGTACTGCTGCCACACCGTTTAATACGCCTTTAATATTTACATCTACCATAGTATTCCACTCATCGGTATGTAAATTTTTCACGTAAGATAATGGCATTAAACCAGCATTGTTAATTAACGCATCAATACTTCCAAATTCCGCTTTTGCCAATTTTGCAACATTTTCGAAATCTTCTTTTTTAGTAACGTCTGCAGTTACCACTAAAGCCTTACCGCCTTCTTTTTCGATCGCTTCTTTTAAAGACTTAAGACGATCTTCTCTTCTGGCACTAATTACCACGTTAGCACCTTCTTTAGATAGTTTTTTTGCAGTTGCTTCGCCAATTCCGCTTGAAGCTCCAGTAATAATGATTGTTTTTCCCTTAATACTCATAACAGTTTTTTATTTTTTTCTGAATATACTATCAAGATTATTCCAGAGCAAAATAGAAACCTCATTTAGCGGATATTTAACGGCTAAAACAGCATCATGTTAAGGATTTTAAACTTGTTGAAGTATATAAAAGTAATATCTCTCGAGACTTATTAATTACTTTTGCTTAAAAAAGCTTCTATTTCTGAAACTGTTTTTCTTGCCGATCTTCCAACGCCAATTAAGGTTGCAGATGCGAATCCCGTCCATTGGCCAAAACCTACCAACCATAATCCTGATATATCTTGTGCTGAAGTGTAATCGGTTCTTATCTTTCCATATTGGTCAATTTCAACCAAATTTTTTAAATAGTCTGTAGCGTATCCAAAACCGGTGCACCAAATTATGGCGTCAAAATTTTCTTCCTTACCATCCTGCCATTTTACACCATTTTTAGTAATCGCTTCAATATAGTTGAAGTCATTATAAACTCCGCGATCCCGAGCTTCTTTAACCTGCGAAACCATGACAATACTGCCAATATTGTAGTTTTTCGGTTTATATTCTTTTCCTTCTTTTTTAGCTCTATATTTTGCAGAAGCCTGATCGAACAGCTCTTTTCCATCTATATCATCTGGTAAAAATTCAGGTTTATTCTTTACTGCCCATCTGGTTGTAGTGACTTTTGAAAGTTGCGCTAAGATTTGAGCGCCGCTATTCCCCTCTCCTACTACTAATACTTTTTTATTGCTGAAATTTTCGGCTTTATGATATTCTGAAGAATGAAATTGTAATCCTCTAAACTTATTTGTTCCACTAATAGTTGGGATAATTGGTTTTGATTGTGTTCCTGTGGCTGAGATAATGCATTTTGCACTGAAATTTTGATCTTTGCTATTCAGAAGAAATAAATCTTTCTCTTTTTCTATATTCTGAATTTTAATTCCTCTTTTAATCGGGAAGTCGTAACGTTTTTCATACGCGCATAAATAATTAATTGCCTCTTCTTTGGTAGGATATTCCCTTTTAGTCTTAGGCATTAGCCAACCGGGAAGCGAACTATGCTTAGCAGCTGAAAATAGGTCCAAATTCTCCCAGTTCTTTGCCCAGGATCCACCGCATTCTTTGTTGGAATCAAGGATGAGGTATTTCAGCGAAGTTCTTCTAAGATAATAAGCACAGGTTAATCCGCTTTGGCCACCGCCAATAATTATAACATCATAAACCATTTAGCAACAATCCTTTCCGCAGATTTCCTGCTGAAAAAATGCACCCAATAAATCACGAATCTCGTTCCATTTTTCTTCATCTATGCAATAGCAAACGCGTGTTCCTTCAATATCTCCTTTTATGATCCCGATATTCTTTAATTCTCTAAGATGTTGCGATATTGTAGGTTGTGCGAGACCAATTTCTGAAACCAGATCACCACAAATACAACTTTTAGATTTAATAATTTGCTGAAGAATCGCAATTCTAGCCGGATGACCCAAAACTTTAGCCATCGAAGCTATTTTATTCTGACTTTCACTAAAAATTTCGGATTTTGTAATGCCCATAGATGAATTTTAATTGCAATATTACGATAAATATGAGTTCAAAAAAAGCCACAAGATCATGTGGCTTTTCTATGCAATTTCAATAATAAATTACTTTTTTGGTGGCTTAGATGGTCGAACTTCGATTTTACTAGGTAAGGTTCTAGGATTCATTTTCATTAAATCTACCACTAATTCACCAATATCTTCTTTCTGTATTTTCCATGCATCTTCGTCGCTTGGCGTATGTCCATTAAAATGAGTAGCCACAGATCCTGGCATGATCGTACTTACTTTTACACCTTTTTGTCTAAGATCTAGCATTATCGCTTGTGAAAATCCGGTCAACCCAAATTTACTAGCGTTATAGGCCGCGCCGCCCGCAAAGTAATTTGTTCCTGCAAGACTAGAAATACTAATTACGTAACCTTCAGTTTTCACTAATTCTTCTAAAGTAGATTTTACGCTGTAAAATACACCGGTAAGATTTGTTTCTATGGTTGCATTCCATTCTTCCGGAGTCATATCTTCGATAGAATTGAATTTCCCTACGCCTGCATTGGCAACTAATAAATCTAATTTACCAAATTTATCTACCGCAGCTTTTACAGCTTTTTGCTGACTTTCGTAACTTCTAACATCTGCTTCCAGACCAATAATTTCTCCTTTGCTTTCTAATTCTTTCGCAGCATCCTGTGCAGACTCTAATGTTCTACTGGTTATAGCTACTTTAAAGCCCTGATTTAATAAAGCTTCGGCTACTCCGTAACCTATACCTTTACTTCCACCGGTTATAAATGCAACTTTTCCTTTTAAAGCACTCATAGTATATTTTTTTATTTATAAATTCACTTAAAATTAAATCTAACAAAGTAGCTAGGCCTTGTGAAATTATTACTGGTAATTAATTGTTAATTTTAAATCTAAAACCTTTATTAATTTAGGTGTTAAATAGTTTCAGAACTAGCATAAAAAAGTATTTTTGCAAAAACTAGATTTCTTACTACTACAAATAAATACACTTATATTTTGAAACCTTTAGAAAACATAAAAGCTCAAAAGCTGCTGAATAAAATTCAGCGTGATTTAATGCGTAACGGTATAATCACTAATACGTTGATTGGAGATTTAAAACAACTTAGGGATTATGTTGTCGAAGAAGGACAGCCACTGTTAGCTAAAGTGATTCGACTTACTACTGAGCATGTAGAAGAATACCAATCTTTTAATATCGCTATTCCTGAAGATGATCCTATCGAAGATGATGAGGAAAATCAAGAAGTACGTGTTGAAGAGGAAATTACAGGACAGGAAAGTCTTGCGTATCTATTCTCTTTAATGGAAGACCATACTAACAGGGTTAATGAGATTGAATTACGTGATTACATCCAGGCTTTTACAGCATATGCTGAAGAACATTAGAATAGTCTCTTCTGTTTATATTTGATAAGCCAGATTAATTATTTCTAAAAGATTGCTGATGAAGAAAGATGCGAAGTCTAGAAAAAAATCGAGACTGCGCTTAATGCACCAATATTATAAATATACGGGGTTTTATAGTTTTGTTTGGAAAAGTCTAAAAAAAGCTATTTTACCGATTGCATTATTTATAGGTGCTTTATTTGCTTTAGATTATTTTGTACTTGATATAGAGGATACTTTGGTAATGGTGACAGAAAGCTATTCTCCATTAGTAATCCTTAGCATCTTTTTTGCCAGCGAATCGATTTTGGGGCTAATCCCTCCTGAATTATTTATTGCTTGGGCGGGTAAATCTGCAAGCCCAATTTTATTTCTTTCCTTTTTAGCCGTTGCTTCTTATGCAGGTGGAATCGTTTCCTATTATATAGGACGCGGAATAACTAAAATTCCCAGCGTAAGTGAAGCGATGGAAGTTAAACTTGCACAACACATTAAAAATACCCGAAAATGGGGTGGCTTTTTAATTATTGTAGGTGCTTTGCTTCCTATTCCTTTTGCTATTACAAGTATCGCTGCCGGAATTATTAGATTCCCTTTTGGTAGTTATCTTATGTTTGGGCTTTTACGCTTTGTTCGTTTCTATCTTTATGCGCTTGTAATCTTCGAAATGGTTTAACGCTTTATAACATTTTGGCGTATAACTAACTA is from Zunongwangia endophytica and encodes:
- a CDS encoding YqaA family protein, giving the protein MKKDAKSRKKSRLRLMHQYYKYTGFYSFVWKSLKKAILPIALFIGALFALDYFVLDIEDTLVMVTESYSPLVILSIFFASESILGLIPPELFIAWAGKSASPILFLSFLAVASYAGGIVSYYIGRGITKIPSVSEAMEVKLAQHIKNTRKWGGFLIIVGALLPIPFAITSIAAGIIRFPFGSYLMFGLLRFVRFYLYALVIFEMV
- a CDS encoding ArsR/SmtB family transcription factor codes for the protein MGITKSEIFSESQNKIASMAKVLGHPARIAILQQIIKSKSCICGDLVSEIGLAQPTISQHLRELKNIGIIKGDIEGTRVCYCIDEEKWNEIRDLLGAFFQQEICGKDCC
- a CDS encoding SDR family oxidoreductase — its product is MSIKGKTIIITGASSGIGEATAKKLSKEGANVVISARREDRLKSLKEAIEKEGGKALVVTADVTKKEDFENVAKLAKAEFGSIDALINNAGLMPLSYVKNLHTDEWNTMVDVNIKGVLNGVAAVLPTMKEQKSGHIVNISSSAGNKIYPGGAIYCATKAAVKMFTEGLRMELAPNFGIKATSIEPGAVDTELTDTITDDEIKEDFVSSLNDLTPLESEDIAEAIYYALSQPGRANINEVYVMPTEQPQ
- a CDS encoding ArsO family NAD(P)H-dependent flavin-containing monooxygenase, with the protein product MVYDVIIIGGGQSGLTCAYYLRRTSLKYLILDSNKECGGSWAKNWENLDLFSAAKHSSLPGWLMPKTKREYPTKEEAINYLCAYEKRYDFPIKRGIKIQNIEKEKDLFLLNSKDQNFSAKCIISATGTQSKPIIPTISGTNKFRGLQFHSSEYHKAENFSNKKVLVVGEGNSGAQILAQLSKVTTTRWAVKNKPEFLPDDIDGKELFDQASAKYRAKKEGKEYKPKNYNIGSIVMVSQVKEARDRGVYNDFNYIEAITKNGVKWQDGKEENFDAIIWCTGFGYATDYLKNLVEIDQYGKIRTDYTSAQDISGLWLVGFGQWTGFASATLIGVGRSARKTVSEIEAFLSKSN
- a CDS encoding NADP-dependent oxidoreductase; amino-acid sequence: MSKVITLKERPSGKPEEKNFEFKTEDKPEIGEGEILLESKYISVDPYLRGRMRDEDSYIPPFKIDEPLASMVVAEVIESKSNDFEKGDHVSGMLDWKEIQKHTGEGLNKITNKDVPLSAYLGILGLTGLTAYLALETIGKLKEGETLLVSGAAGAVGSVVGQIGKIKGCRVVGIAGTDEKIDHIKSKFGFDAGINYKTTENIKEDIAKACPDGVDVYFDNVGGDILDAAMQNINDFARIINCGAISIYNKEEVPKGMRLEGIMVKKRALMQGFIVRDHADQFQDAIKQLGSWLADDKLKFDETKREGFDNVPKAFIEIFEGKNTGKMLVKV
- a CDS encoding SDR family oxidoreductase, giving the protein MSALKGKVAFITGGSKGIGYGVAEALLNQGFKVAITSRTLESAQDAAKELESKGEIIGLEADVRSYESQQKAVKAAVDKFGKLDLLVANAGVGKFNSIEDMTPEEWNATIETNLTGVFYSVKSTLEELVKTEGYVISISSLAGTNYFAGGAAYNASKFGLTGFSQAIMLDLRQKGVKVSTIMPGSVATHFNGHTPSDEDAWKIQKEDIGELVVDLMKMNPRTLPSKIEVRPSKPPKK